The Peribacillus simplex genome contains a region encoding:
- a CDS encoding YjcZ family sporulation protein: MSNCGHESSSCNDIGGFGGGFAFIVVLFILLIIVGAACFGGGGDCSPVQGYGGFC; this comes from the coding sequence TTGTCAAATTGTGGTCATGAATCAAGTAGTTGTAATGATATTGGTGGATTTGGTGGCGGCTTCGCTTTTATAGTCGTTTTGTTTATACTCTTAATCATCGTTGGAGCGGCTTGTTTCGGCGGTGGCGGAGATTGCAGCCCCGTACAAGGATATGGCGGTTTCTGCTAA